A genomic region of Desulfomonile tiedjei contains the following coding sequences:
- a CDS encoding dienelactone hydrolase family protein — MRLFLLRGMVCWFLSALALCFCPSETIAQGFKTQIPLRDGGTLPAYCFLPQQGTRHPLPAVIVGVGVGSTKIAQYHDHCQNLANRYFAVVLIDPSNFPEELAPGPYDWDRGGGWVVGSLNQGVVAARLAVTTKWYLNSIKAVVDYLVCWPLVDPHRIALSGHSQPANAALTYACQDPRIKAVIWNYGGSPWVMPYEPLRLPPVQIFHGEDDDVYDVKYARKLAFELQTNMRPHEVNIYPHQKHMFNVFYDLRTENRFMKPVILESFERLVCFLERTLHIPPRPARKRG, encoded by the coding sequence TTGCGTCTTTTCTTGCTTAGAGGTATGGTCTGTTGGTTTCTTTCGGCTCTGGCCCTCTGCTTTTGCCCTTCCGAAACCATCGCCCAAGGCTTCAAGACTCAAATTCCGCTCCGCGACGGCGGGACCTTGCCCGCATACTGCTTCCTGCCGCAACAGGGAACCAGGCATCCGCTACCTGCGGTGATTGTAGGCGTGGGAGTCGGTTCTACCAAGATTGCCCAGTATCATGACCACTGCCAGAATCTCGCGAATCGCTATTTTGCTGTTGTGCTTATCGATCCGTCGAATTTCCCGGAGGAATTAGCCCCTGGGCCGTACGATTGGGACAGAGGAGGCGGTTGGGTTGTCGGCAGCCTAAATCAGGGGGTGGTGGCAGCACGGCTGGCGGTCACCACGAAATGGTACTTGAATTCCATCAAGGCCGTTGTGGATTACCTGGTTTGCTGGCCGCTGGTGGATCCGCACAGAATAGCGCTCTCCGGGCATTCCCAGCCCGCGAATGCGGCCCTCACATATGCCTGCCAAGATCCTCGAATCAAAGCTGTTATCTGGAATTATGGCGGCTCACCCTGGGTTATGCCTTACGAACCTCTACGACTGCCGCCTGTGCAGATATTCCATGGCGAGGACGACGATGTTTACGATGTCAAGTACGCGAGAAAACTCGCGTTTGAGTTACAGACCAACATGCGGCCTCACGAAGTAAACATCTACCCCCACCAGAAACATATGTTCAATGTGTTCTACGATTTGAGAACCGAAAACCGCTTCATGAAACCGGTCATACTCGAATCGTTCGAACGACTGGTGTGCTTCCTGGAACGAACCCTCCACATCCCTCCCAGGCCGGCTCGAAAACGCGGTTAG